The following proteins are co-located in the Microbulbifer sp. VAAF005 genome:
- a CDS encoding AzlD domain-containing protein → MSIYTILAMSAITFYMRYAFFIKNLPIKLNNNTQRFLRFTAPCILASMAAPIVFGEVELSNSDLTNPFLVAGLFTILVSCVIRNTLAVVFLSIFAFSAMKFFFG, encoded by the coding sequence ATGAGTATATATACCATCCTAGCAATGTCTGCTATTACTTTTTACATGCGTTATGCTTTCTTTATAAAGAATCTTCCAATAAAGTTAAACAATAATACTCAACGTTTTTTAAGGTTTACGGCACCTTGTATATTGGCCTCAATGGCGGCTCCAATTGTTTTTGGAGAGGTTGAACTTTCCAATTCCGATCTAACTAACCCCTTCCTTGTAGCAGGTCTATTCACTATTTTAGTTAGTTGCGTGATTAGAAATACTCTTGCCGTTGTCTTTCTTAGTATATTTGCGTTTTCAGCAATGAAGTTCTTCTTTGGCTAA
- a CDS encoding DUF5329 domain-containing protein, with the protein MIKSLSNSLTILSLSMLPALVQADTATKEINHLMEFVSASECTFIRNDSKHTSQEAVEHMEKKYKYFSNKIVSAEDFIKLSASASTFSGKPYHIQCADQPKEESQQWLLDELARYRETIQLTPDNT; encoded by the coding sequence ATGATTAAAAGCCTCTCAAATTCACTCACTATTCTCTCTCTGAGTATGCTCCCTGCCCTGGTTCAGGCTGACACAGCTACCAAGGAGATAAATCATCTGATGGAGTTTGTTTCGGCTTCAGAGTGCACATTTATCCGTAATGATAGCAAGCATACCAGCCAGGAAGCCGTGGAGCATATGGAGAAAAAATACAAATATTTCTCCAATAAAATTGTTAGCGCTGAGGATTTTATTAAACTAAGTGCCAGCGCAAGCACTTTTAGCGGCAAACCTTATCATATACAGTGTGCAGACCAACCCAAAGAAGAATCCCAGCAGTGGCTTTTAGATGAGCTTGCACGCTATCGTGAAACTATTCAGTTAACTCCTGATAATACTTAA
- a CDS encoding winged helix-turn-helix domain-containing protein has translation MTSQYWVGDFFVDLSRNQITRHEHSQTVPPKALAVLTHLARHQRKVVSQDELLSEVWPDTIVTPNTLQRSIAQLRKAFGEDRKQQSYIRTHAKQGYSLECDIVWQDGDSIPQGKTAPEEEAPSPTSPKPEIDITPVNPSHQTQTIKPNRFPIFALVGLVLLVFVIFKHSPPEQSSQLVFDRLQAVTATDRKEFSPSYSPDGEYIIFNRYLDKLCVNKIWARNIHTQKETELTPEWGTYGRHTLSPDGKKLVFISEEDCTIPLTQNTCYNLVSLDFQKALASPQQPNVLMRCRNSAIKNPVWLNNNDLAILHKETDRWRLINYSVKDNASRVLYDLENGNLAYFDYSISDGLIAVTSHHQDGQLYIDMLDSKGALLSSHPIDYPDEIPQRRTISPNFSPLTDELIFSTGRRLFSLTYDGKVSKLDLPLDQSASSPEFHPNGQRALLIKGRYDSDIATIPLSQPELIDTPSEENVSELYPSTTRSILGEDDGIFQPSGNLIAFTSRRSGEDQVWITDGSDLQQVSQFPMDTNIYGISWSADGQSILASANQILTKISQDGSREAFPLAHPVDRLFQWDSVSNLALLTLTVKGVTKFAEVNLDNLEVSIINDTQVNWAQRSEDGRLIYMDHMNRFWQPGPAEDQLIEELINQGSEKRFVIKENVIYSINRDDQLWSYDLDTDNFSILRAVHRDINYLTDISQENLMITYVVAAKKEVAELFLRK, from the coding sequence TGAGCTACTGTCTGAGGTCTGGCCGGATACAATAGTCACACCCAATACGCTGCAAAGAAGTATTGCGCAACTTAGAAAAGCCTTTGGGGAAGATCGGAAACAGCAGTCTTATATTAGGACCCATGCGAAACAGGGTTATAGCCTGGAATGCGATATTGTTTGGCAAGATGGTGATTCTATTCCACAGGGTAAGACAGCACCGGAAGAAGAAGCTCCCTCCCCCACTTCCCCTAAGCCTGAAATAGATATAACACCGGTTAATCCAAGCCACCAAACCCAGACGATCAAACCAAATCGATTTCCAATCTTTGCACTTGTCGGGTTGGTATTATTAGTATTTGTTATATTTAAACACTCTCCGCCCGAGCAAAGCTCTCAGCTTGTATTTGATCGATTACAGGCGGTAACTGCAACTGACCGTAAAGAGTTTAGCCCCTCTTATTCGCCTGACGGTGAATATATTATATTTAATCGTTACTTAGATAAGCTCTGCGTTAATAAAATCTGGGCCAGAAATATTCATACACAGAAGGAAACAGAGTTGACTCCAGAATGGGGTACTTATGGCCGCCATACACTATCACCGGATGGCAAGAAACTGGTATTTATTTCTGAAGAAGACTGCACCATACCGCTAACCCAAAATACTTGTTACAACCTGGTAAGCCTGGATTTTCAAAAGGCATTAGCCAGCCCACAGCAGCCAAATGTATTAATGCGCTGTAGAAATTCTGCGATTAAGAACCCGGTATGGCTAAATAATAATGATCTCGCTATTTTGCACAAAGAGACCGACCGTTGGCGGTTGATCAACTATTCAGTCAAGGATAATGCCAGTCGGGTTCTTTATGACCTGGAGAATGGGAACCTGGCCTATTTTGATTACTCAATAAGTGATGGATTAATAGCCGTAACCAGCCATCATCAAGATGGCCAGCTTTATATCGATATGCTGGATTCCAAGGGGGCGCTTTTATCCAGCCACCCGATAGACTATCCGGATGAAATCCCCCAGCGCAGGACCATATCCCCTAACTTTTCACCGCTTACAGATGAGTTAATCTTTAGCACAGGGCGGCGACTCTTCTCTCTCACTTATGATGGAAAGGTCAGTAAGCTTGATTTACCCCTGGATCAGTCTGCCAGCTCGCCGGAATTCCACCCAAATGGGCAGAGGGCACTCCTAATTAAGGGGCGTTATGATAGTGATATTGCCACTATACCTCTTAGCCAGCCTGAGTTGATCGATACGCCCTCAGAAGAAAATGTGAGCGAACTCTACCCAAGCACAACACGGTCGATTTTGGGGGAAGATGATGGCATTTTCCAACCCAGTGGCAACTTGATTGCATTTACATCCAGGCGCTCTGGTGAGGACCAGGTGTGGATAACTGATGGCAGTGATTTACAGCAAGTCAGCCAGTTTCCGATGGATACCAATATCTACGGTATTAGTTGGTCTGCTGACGGCCAAAGCATACTGGCGAGTGCTAATCAGATACTGACTAAAATCTCCCAGGACGGTAGCAGAGAAGCCTTCCCATTAGCGCATCCAGTTGACCGGCTATTTCAGTGGGATAGTGTGAGTAACCTCGCACTGTTAACTCTAACGGTGAAAGGTGTTACAAAGTTTGCAGAAGTAAACCTTGATAATCTCGAAGTAAGTATTATCAACGATACCCAAGTTAACTGGGCCCAAAGAAGCGAGGATGGCCGGCTGATCTATATGGATCATATGAACCGCTTCTGGCAGCCCGGTCCTGCGGAAGACCAGCTTATTGAAGAGCTGATTAATCAGGGCAGTGAAAAAAGGTTTGTGATCAAAGAGAATGTGATTTACTCAATCAATCGAGATGACCAGTTATGGTCTTACGACCTCGACACCGATAACTTTTCTATTTTGAGAGCAGTGCATAGGGATATCAATTATCTGACCGATATTAGTCAGGAAAACCTAATGATTACCTATGTTGTTGCCGCTAAAAAAGAAGTGGCTGAGTTATTCTTAAGAAAATAA
- a CDS encoding AzlC family ABC transporter permease codes for MAAVLDTLPLAIAVIPWGILCGSLGIKMGLSLLESQLMSLLVFAGAAQLSALSIIGVGGGLSSILGSTAVVSSRHLLYSATFRGEALKLPLYKRIAFAFLLTDEMFAVAENKKRTLGYFSFEYALISGFTFYLIWNLSTFTGIIAGKSIPNLEALGLEFAIAATFIAMVVPNIKSRATLIAVLVSAVSSVIFHIYAVSNGLLFSGLMGMCIGYLLENKAEEEEV; via the coding sequence ATGGCAGCAGTACTTGATACTTTGCCATTAGCAATAGCCGTAATTCCATGGGGGATTCTTTGTGGTTCTTTAGGAATTAAAATGGGCTTGAGTCTGCTAGAATCACAGCTAATGTCCTTGCTGGTATTTGCCGGGGCAGCACAGTTATCGGCTCTTTCCATTATTGGTGTGGGCGGTGGTCTTTCTTCTATCCTAGGTAGTACGGCAGTTGTAAGTTCTCGTCATCTTCTCTACTCTGCGACTTTTAGGGGTGAAGCTTTAAAGCTTCCTCTATACAAGCGAATAGCATTTGCATTTCTTCTTACGGATGAAATGTTTGCAGTTGCCGAGAATAAAAAGAGAACACTTGGATATTTCTCATTTGAGTATGCACTAATATCCGGATTTACCTTCTACTTAATATGGAATCTATCCACCTTTACAGGAATTATAGCCGGAAAGAGCATCCCCAACCTGGAGGCACTTGGGTTGGAATTTGCAATTGCTGCAACTTTTATTGCTATGGTCGTTCCAAATATTAAATCTCGAGCTACTCTCATAGCTGTTTTGGTTTCGGCAGTGAGTTCAGTAATATTTCATATTTATGCAGTATCCAATGGGTTGCTATTTTCAGGATTGATGGGTATGTGTATAGGCTATCTACTGGAAAACAAGGCTGAGGAGGAAGAGGTATGA
- a CDS encoding DUF2339 domain-containing protein codes for MESELQSLRAELALLERDNRRRLEIFEQRLSALEAQLQQDTADQLAAKLPIEDNPEDELAQLMGPAHSKSPEPDQTTSPPTVPVHPKNTISTPRPQSVGKPSKLAKWISEELPSLLEPTLEPLNRVWGSLMSFYRHYQSQGKAPVFFMTAAGILALVFGFAYLLQFSFNAYLGPAGKVTLGFLVAAATTVGGVTFRRRMPNMADYGSGLIALGVILLYLCGYFAGPYYQLVPIPVGVGLLVATTSISYLLALLFETRVVSMVTLLGGATMPLVANHVDPTAVVYLSYLLVLALAMLHLSKLIHWPQLALVTMALSAGMFEFSVANLGESTSTWSLLLIVHGFFYGFAHYILSGLSGRELDGKRIGMLVANLVLFIHISWSLAPSTNALGVIWLFNLLPWAALAICSRPLFGYGTDSDSARSILAMALLHGGLLAGLAILALCSPELLGIVWCIEGLLLIYLGLHFGFISVRCEGYIALALAGIFLFLQALVWVAESLVPAPLLLSLEVSAGWSNWLTLSAAAFALTQLLRHSAERITPAEQGFTLVADNAFGLLLSASFLLSVGIIWPQGMWLLAPLPMAFLIWRSQRMNSAFSEWLGLWHYLLLFIPLLASASVVGNLHFYDQIPYGKIASVEAFLGLWLIAELYHQLNIQSPGQKLALALRKLFYALLPIIALPTILYKASDYFTVAMWFSCGIALFLCTWLRMEHLKQEVRILIPAASLITIGGCLLQEFVGWQGKAMEGLLLGVASFIGLIWLGQGLKRTPAGREWQQAIHRALKPVFPLAFYYFAAVLIAVSYTLTRDYVLSLLLTQLYFGSLFFGQPKLAPLRNQLTPFYMLTLGIFELITLIQVGAVIVKSHNAEWIGAYNLVSLGIAVLLVYHKTLPTRAVWSGHRMANMWLVHVTAIIVYVALLAQLFDAMWLPAVSFALVVHATLLLFQTLKPETQKLLKLSLIIYGIAALKIVLWDMQDFSLIQKIVVCMLVGLCMLGAAFQYQKFLPRHTLPE; via the coding sequence ATGGAAAGTGAACTTCAATCACTTCGCGCAGAATTGGCCCTACTGGAGCGGGACAATCGCCGTCGTCTTGAGATATTCGAACAGCGGTTATCCGCTCTAGAAGCACAGCTTCAGCAAGATACAGCGGATCAGTTAGCAGCCAAGCTCCCGATAGAGGATAATCCAGAGGATGAACTGGCTCAGTTGATGGGGCCCGCCCACTCTAAGTCCCCAGAACCAGACCAAACAACTTCCCCTCCTACAGTTCCAGTCCATCCGAAGAATACTATCTCCACGCCACGCCCCCAAAGCGTGGGCAAACCAAGTAAATTGGCTAAATGGATATCTGAGGAACTACCGAGCCTATTAGAACCTACCCTGGAACCACTGAACCGGGTTTGGGGTTCCTTGATGAGCTTCTACCGGCACTATCAAAGCCAGGGGAAGGCTCCGGTCTTCTTTATGACGGCTGCCGGTATATTGGCATTGGTGTTTGGCTTTGCTTACCTATTGCAGTTTTCTTTCAATGCCTACCTGGGCCCCGCCGGTAAAGTGACTCTTGGCTTCCTAGTCGCGGCGGCAACCACTGTGGGCGGTGTAACGTTTAGACGGCGTATGCCCAATATGGCTGACTATGGTTCCGGGCTAATCGCACTCGGGGTCATACTCCTTTATTTGTGTGGTTATTTTGCCGGGCCATACTATCAGTTAGTCCCGATTCCAGTCGGGGTCGGACTATTAGTAGCAACGACATCGATCTCCTATTTACTTGCCCTGCTGTTTGAGACCCGGGTTGTCTCCATGGTGACCTTATTGGGCGGCGCCACCATGCCACTGGTGGCTAATCATGTTGATCCAACTGCTGTTGTATATCTAAGCTACTTGTTGGTTCTCGCTCTCGCCATGCTCCATTTATCCAAGCTGATTCACTGGCCTCAGCTCGCACTGGTCACTATGGCACTGAGTGCTGGCATGTTCGAGTTCTCGGTCGCGAATCTGGGGGAGTCTACCTCTACCTGGAGCCTATTGCTGATAGTTCATGGTTTCTTCTATGGTTTTGCTCACTACATTTTAAGTGGACTTAGTGGCAGGGAGTTGGATGGGAAACGCATCGGTATGCTGGTAGCCAACCTGGTGCTATTTATCCATATAAGCTGGTCTTTGGCCCCTTCTACCAACGCCCTGGGGGTAATTTGGTTGTTCAACCTTTTGCCCTGGGCGGCGCTCGCTATCTGCTCTCGACCGTTATTCGGCTACGGTACTGATAGTGACTCAGCCCGCAGTATCCTCGCAATGGCATTACTCCATGGGGGCTTGCTAGCAGGCTTGGCTATTTTGGCTCTTTGCAGCCCCGAATTGTTGGGTATCGTATGGTGTATTGAAGGACTCCTACTGATTTACCTCGGTCTACATTTCGGTTTTATCAGCGTGCGCTGTGAGGGCTATATCGCCCTTGCCTTAGCCGGTATATTTTTGTTTTTGCAAGCCCTGGTATGGGTAGCTGAAAGTCTGGTTCCCGCACCACTTCTGCTATCCCTTGAGGTCAGCGCAGGCTGGTCTAATTGGCTAACCCTAAGTGCCGCTGCCTTTGCCCTCACTCAGCTATTGCGCCATAGTGCAGAAAGAATCACTCCCGCAGAGCAAGGTTTTACCCTTGTTGCCGATAATGCTTTTGGGTTGCTGCTATCCGCGAGCTTCCTACTATCGGTAGGCATTATCTGGCCGCAAGGGATGTGGTTGCTGGCACCACTGCCAATGGCTTTCCTGATCTGGCGCAGCCAGCGTATGAATTCAGCATTTAGCGAGTGGCTCGGTCTCTGGCATTACCTTCTGTTGTTTATTCCACTACTCGCCAGTGCATCAGTTGTGGGCAACCTCCATTTCTATGATCAAATTCCCTACGGCAAAATCGCCAGTGTTGAAGCTTTCCTGGGGCTTTGGTTGATTGCCGAGCTCTATCACCAGCTGAATATACAATCACCAGGGCAGAAGCTGGCATTGGCACTGCGTAAACTCTTTTACGCTTTACTGCCCATTATTGCCTTACCTACCATACTGTATAAGGCCAGTGACTACTTCACTGTTGCGATGTGGTTCTCGTGTGGTATTGCCCTATTCCTCTGCACATGGCTGCGGATGGAACATCTAAAACAAGAAGTTCGCATTTTGATTCCTGCTGCAAGCCTTATCACTATCGGCGGTTGTCTCCTACAAGAGTTTGTCGGCTGGCAGGGCAAGGCGATGGAGGGGCTATTGCTGGGAGTCGCCAGCTTCATAGGACTCATATGGCTTGGCCAGGGCTTAAAGCGAACTCCCGCAGGTAGGGAGTGGCAGCAAGCTATCCACAGGGCACTGAAGCCTGTATTCCCGCTGGCCTTCTACTATTTTGCAGCAGTACTGATAGCTGTCAGTTACACTTTGACTCGTGACTATGTACTGTCATTACTACTCACCCAGCTCTATTTTGGGAGCCTCTTTTTCGGCCAACCCAAGCTGGCGCCATTACGCAACCAGCTTACGCCCTTCTACATGCTGACACTGGGCATTTTTGAATTAATCACACTGATTCAAGTCGGAGCTGTCATTGTGAAATCGCACAATGCAGAGTGGATTGGAGCCTATAACCTAGTCTCTCTTGGCATCGCTGTCCTGCTGGTTTACCACAAAACCCTGCCTACAAGAGCCGTTTGGTCTGGTCATCGAATGGCAAATATGTGGCTGGTGCATGTTACCGCGATTATTGTTTACGTAGCTCTATTAGCACAGCTATTTGATGCCATGTGGCTACCGGCAGTTTCCTTCGCTCTCGTTGTCCATGCAACCCTACTGCTGTTCCAGACATTAAAGCCTGAAACCCAGAAGTTACTCAAGTTATCACTAATTATCTATGGCATAGCTGCACTGAAGATTGTGCTCTGGGATATGCAGGACTTCTCACTAATACAAAAGATAGTCGTTTGTATGTTAGTGGGACTGTGTATGTTGGGCGCGGCGTTTCAGTATCAGAAGTTCTTACCCCGACACACGTTACCCGAATAG